GGGCGACCGGGGCGATGCGGATGTCGTCCCTGCCCGGGGTGAGGTGGCGGGCGGGGCGAGTTGCCGGTATCGCCGGGTAGGCTCGGCGCGTGCGGAACCTCTTGACCACTGTTGCTGTCCTCGGCGCGTTGTTCGGGCTGTCGGCGTGCACGGGCGCCACGGCACCTGATCCCTCCGGCACGCCCAGCACGCCCTCGTCCACCCCGAGTGCACACGGGGGGTCGGCAGAACCGGTCCCGTCGGGCGAATCGCCGACCCTGCTACCTCCGGTGGAGCAGCCGGTTCCCCAGGGCGGCCCATGGGACGCAGTGGGGGTCACCGTTACGTCAGCGGCGGAGATCGACGCGGTCGCCGCCGTGCCTGATTCGTTCCGGACCTTCCTGCGCAGCCGGGTCGGGGTGGAGGACGAGGCGGGCTGCACCGTCACGTCGATCACGATCAAGGCCTCCCACGCGGACGGCTACGTCTTCGGTGCCGAGGACTCTGACTGCGGGGACAGCCAGGTCGTCTGGGGCATCACCGAGAACCAGTGGCACTACGTGGTCGTGTTCCTCGAGCCGATGCCCTGCTCGGATCTGACCCAGAACTCGGTGCCGACAGGAACTCCCGGCCTGCGGTGCACGGACAACGGCGAGGCCCGGGACTACTGAGTCGCCGTTGTTTCGCTGCCGATCTGCGCGGTGAGCCAGCCCTCGGCGGGCCGGAACAGCTTACTGCGGCGCCTCGGGGGATGCTGGAGCCTGCCCCAGGTAGGCGGTCCAGCCGACCTGGTTGGAGCGGTTGTCCCACAGAAAGTGCCTGATGCCGTCAAAATCACGGTCGGCGGCGGTGTGGTCCTGAGGGAGAGGGGGATCCGTGCGTGCATAAATCTGGCGCTCGCGTGCATTGTGCTGGCTCAGGCCGCCGGTATGGCGATATGCACACAGCCGCGGCTCAGCGGAGATTCGTGCACATCGAGGGGCGTGGGGAAGGGCTGAGGCAGAACAGGAAACAGCCCGGATCTGCATGCAGATCCGGGCTGTTCCGATGTCTTGCGACATGGTCGGGGTGACAGGATTTGAACCTGCGGCCTCGTCGTCCCGAACGACGCGCGCTACCAAGCTGCGCCACACCCCGATGGCCCTTCGGCCAACGGAAATGTTAGCCGACCCGACCCCTGTTCTGCCAATCGACCGGTCAGACGGCGCTACGCGGGCGCAGCGTCAGGAGCGTCGCCTCCGGACGGCAGGCGAAGCGGTACGGCGCGAAGGGGGAGGTTCCCAGCCCGGCCGAGACGTGCAGGTGCGCCGTCTGCCCGCCCGCGGTGTGAGTCGAGAGCCCCTTGACGCGGGCGGCGTCGAGATCGCAGTTCGTCACCAGGGCCCCGTAGCCGGGCACACACACCTGACCGCCGTGGGTGTGGCCCGCGAAGATCAGGTCCATTCCGTCGGCGGTGAACCCGTCGAGGAGCCTCAGGTACGGGGCGTGGGTGACGCCGACGTTCAGGTCCGCCGTCACATCGGCCGGCCCCTCGACGAGGCTGTAGTCGTCGCGGTCGAGGTGCGCATCGTCGGTGCCGCGGAACGACAACCGGTAGCCGCCGACCTCCAGACTGGTGCGGCGATGCGTCAGGTCCTGCCAGCCACCGGCGGCCATGCGATCGCGCAGCTCCTGCCACGGCAGGTCAGGCTGGGGCTTCGTCGTCGTCTCGGAACGGCCATGGATGAGGTAAGCGAACGGGTTCTTGAAGACAGGGGCGTGGTAGTCGTTCGAGCCGAAGACGAACACACCGGGGGTGGCCAGGAGCGGGCCCCACGCCGCCATCAGCGGGTCGAGCGCGTCCGGGTGGGTGAAGTTGTCACCTGTGGTGACGACGAGGTCGGGCGCCAGGTCGGCCAGCGAGGCGACGAACGCCAGCTTGTCATCCTGGCCGGGGCGGAGATGGAGATCCGACACGTGCAGAACACGCAGATCCCGCCCGCCGGGCGGCAACACCTCCAGATCGACCCTACGCAGGGTGAAGGCGTGCGCTTCGACAAGGCCCCAGGCGAGCCCGGCCGCACCGACGGCGCCGATGGCAACGCCGGCGCGCAGGAGGGCGCGCCTCATCGGTTCGGTCCGCCGCCGCCTTGGTTGCCGCCCTGATCGCCCTGTCCGCCGGGTGGGGCGGCAGGGTCGGTGGCGGGGGTCTCCGGCTGGGCAGGTGCCGGCCCGGCGGAGACCTTCAGCCGGATCGTTGAGAACTTCAGGGCGCTGCCCGTCGGCGTGATGCCGAGGAAGGTGCCCTGCGGACGATCGCTGTAGACGCTCCAACGGCTGGTCGTGAAGCCCGCGGCCTCGAGCGTCGCCTTCGCCTCGTTGTAGCCCATGCCCTTGACGCTGGGCACCGGCACCTTGACGCCCTTCATGATCTCGTCGGTGGGAGCCGTGAACTTCGTCTTCGGCTTGTCCTTCAGCGCCGCCTTCATGGCGGCCTTCCAGATGGCGCCCGCGTCGCGGCCACCCGAGCCGTCCAGATAGCCGGCGGCGACCTTCAGGTTCCGCAGCGTCTTCTTCTTCGTGCCGTCCTTGAAGATCGGGTTTGCGTTCTCGACCGCGATCATGGCGACGCCGGCCACCTCGGGCGTGTAGCCCGCGTACCAGACCGCCTCGTTGCCGTTCGTCGTACCGGTCTTGCCTGCCTCGTCGCGGCCATCGCGAAGAGCCGCGACATAGCCGGTGCCGCCGACACCCGCGACCTGCTTCAGGACGTAGTTGACGCCGTCGGCGACCTCAGGTTCCATCACCTTCTGGCAGTTGGCCGACGGCACGTCCAGCGCCTTGCCCTCCTGCGTGGTGACCGACTCGAGGATGATCGGATCGCAGTGGACGCCGCGGTTCGCGAACGTCGCGTAGGCCTCCGCCATCGACAGCGGGGTCACGTACGCCGTACCGAGCACGAACGAGGGGTAACGCTGCATGCTCCGCAGCGTCTGCCCGTCGGACAGTTCGACGCCGACCTTGGCGGCCATGTCGATGGAGGCGCAGATGCCGGTCGACTGGATCAGCTGGATGAAATACGTGTTGACGGAGCTCTTGGCAGCCTTGACCATGTCGATCGTGCCGTAGCCGCGCCCGCCCTGGTTCTCCGGGTCCCATTCCTCGTCGAGCTTGAAGGTGCCCTGACAATCGCGGAACACCGCGCCCTTCTCGAAGGTCAGTTTGCCTGGCGCGTTGTACGTGTGACCAGGGGTGACGCCCTGCTCCATCGCGGCGGCCATCGTGAACGCCTTGAACGTGGATCCGGCCTGGAAGCCCTCCATGCCGCCCATCGAGGCGGGCACGTTGTAGTTCCAGTACGTCTCACCCTCGCCGTCGCCCATCTTGGGCCGCGACTGCGCCATCGCGATGATCAGGCCCGTGCTCGGCTCCAGCAGCACCGCGTTGCCGATGACCGGATCGGTCGGGGCGACCTTGGTGGCCACAGCCGCCTCGGCGGAGTCCTGCGCGGTGGGATTGATCTTGGTCTGGATCGTCAGGCCGCCGCGCTTGAGCGCCCGCTCGCGCTCCTCCTTGTCCTTGCCCAGCGACGTCATCTTGTCCGACAGGAGCGTGAGACGCACGTAGTCACAGAGGAACGCATACTGCGAGGAGACGCAGCCGTTCGGGGTGCGCAGCACCTGGGCCGGGTCGAAGGTCTCCAGCTTCGCCTCGGCAGCTTCGGCCTCCGTGATCATCTTCCACTTGACCATCTGGTTCAGGACGACGTCGCGGCGATCCAGCGCACGCTGGGTGTTCTTGACCGGATTGAAGGCGACCGGGTTCTGCACGATGCCGGCGAGCAGTGCCGACTGGCCGAGCGTCAGGTCCTTCGCCGTGGTGCGGAAGTAGTGCTGCGCCGCCGACTCGACGCCGTAGGCGCCGTCGCCGTAGTAGGCGATGTTCAGGTAGCGCTCGAGGATCTGGTCCTTGGTGAGCCGCTCCTCCAAAGCCATGGCGTAACGCATCTCGATGATCTTGCGCTCGATGGTGACCTCGACCGCCTTCCTCGCGGCCTCCTCGTCTCCGTTGGCCATCGCCGTCTCCTGGCGGACCAGCTTGACGTACTGCTGCGTCAGCGTCGAGGCGCCCTGCGTGTCACCGGTCAGCGTCTTGACGAGGGCACGACCGAAGCCCTGGAAGTCGATGGCGCCGTGCTCGTAGAACCGGTGATCCTCGATGCCGATCTGCGCGTCCTGCATCAGCGGTGAGATCTCCGAGAGCGGCACGTAGATGCGGTTCTCGTCGTAGAACGTCGCCAGCACCTCGCCGTTGGCCATCAGCACGCGGGAGCGCTCCGACTGGGCGGGCGTCTCGAGATCCGTCGGGATCTCGTCGAGCGAGTCCGCCGCAAAGTTCACAGAGCTGCCGGCGAGGGCCGTCATGGGGACGGCCAGCCCGGAGAGCAACAGGCCGGCGAGCACGCTCACGGCCAGGAACATCATGAGGGAGTACGCCTTCTGGCTGAGGGAGGCAGACTTCATGCGGCCCATCTTACGTGACCACCCCGAGGCACCCCATGACACAGAGGGGACTAGGGATATTGCCACTGTTGCACTGACCGGCATATGCGCTAGCGTCTAGGCATCGAGAGTGGTTCTGCGCAAAGGAGGGCAAGCTATGTCTCTGGCAGAAGCGAGTGAATGGACGCTGTACGCCAAGTGTCGCGACATGGCCGACGCACTGTTCCCTGAGGGGAAGGATCAGAAGCGGGCGCGGTCGGTCTGTGTCGGATGTCCCGTCCGGTCCGAGTGCCTCGCCGAGGCGTTGGACAACAGGATCGAGTGGGGTGTGTGGGGAGGCATGACGGAACGCGAGAGACGCGCGTTACTCAGGGCCCGCCCCGACATCGAATCGTGGCATGAGGTGCTGGTCGAGGCGGCTGTTCCGCCCGTCGGCATCACCGTGCTCCCGGGTGGAAAGGACTAGCCGCCGGGGTCGCTGACGACAACGGAGGGGCGTGCGGTCAGACCGCACGCCCCTCCGTCGTTGTCTGACTCAGTCGTTGAGGAAGCGGGCGGGGATCGGTACCTCGTCGCTGGTGTTCCAGGGGAGGGCCCACCCGCCCAGTTCCAGGGTCCAGTCGACCAGCAGCGCCGTCAGCCCCCAGATGAAGTCGCCGCCGAGCACGAACGCCGGGCCGACGAAGCCGCTGGGATGTCGTGACATGCGGCGCGTCTCAGCCGATGCGAGTTCGGAGACCCGATAGCGGTGGACGGCGCCGGTCTCACCCGGATCCATCGGCCGCAGGTCGTGCGCGCCGTCCCACACGCCGAGGACGGTCGTGACGTCAAAGCGTGACTTCGGCACCCACAGGGCCGGCAGACTGCCGATCGGGGTGACGGCGGCCGGCGGCAGGCCGATCTCCTCCTGGGCCTCCCGCAGCGCGGTGTGCACGACGTCGACATCGTCGTCATCGACGGCGCCACCGGGGAGCGCGACCTGCCCGGCGTGGTGGCGCAGCGTCTCGGCGCGGGTGACGAACGTCAGCGCCGGATCGGGCTCGTCGGTGAACAGCATCAGGACGGCCGCCGAACGCTCGCCGCGAGGGGCCCGCAGCGCACCGAGATGCCGTCCGTCGGGGGCGGCCGCCAGCGCCGTCAGGAGGGGCGCGAAGACCTCCGGATGTCTCATCGGGTCACCCCCAGGTACGTCTCCGCGGCCTCGAACAGCTGCTCTTCCGACTCGAACACACCGGGATGCACCCCCGCGACGCGGCCGTCTGCGTCGACGAAGAAGGTGGTCGGGATGCCGGGGATGCCCAGTTCTGTCTGCAGCACCTTGTCCTGATCCTGCACGTGGGGATACCCCCACTCGGCGAGCCCGGCGAACTCCAGGGCCCAGTCGGGTCGCGGATCGTTGTAGTTGATCCCGAGGAACGAGACGCCGTCGAGTTCGGCGACGGCGGCGCGCAGGAACGGCGACTCCTGCCGACACGGCGCGCACCACTGCGCCCACACGTTGATGATCGTCGGCGTCCGGGGAAGGCCTGCGAGGTTGACCCGCTGGTCGGTGCCCAGGCAGGCCAGGTCGGTGCGGGGGAGTCCGTCGGGAACGGCCTCGGCGTCCGGGTCGGTCTCGATGCACCCGGGCACGCCGTACTGCTCGCGCAGTTGTGCGAGATCCGGAGACGGCGACGCAGCAGGCTGAGGGCCGGAACAGGCGGTCAGCAGGAGCACGGCCAGGGCGGCGACGACGGACGGGCGGAACCTCACCCGATCGACCCTACCCGCGCGCCGGACAGCGTCACGCGCGCGGCTCGCGGATCAGGGTCGCCGCCGTGACAGGGTCCTGCTCGCCCAGGTCGCTGCTCGGGCACAGGGCTGCCACCGGACAGGCGCCGCAGGCCGGGCGGCGGGCGTGGCAGCAGCGTCGGCCGTGCCAGATCACCCGATGGCACAACAGCACCCAGTCCTCCTTGGGGAAGAGCGCCCCGACGGCGGCCTCGACCACGTCCGGCTTCGTCGACGACACCCAGCCGAACCGGTTGGCCAGGCGGATCAGGTGCGTGTCAGGCGTGATCCCCGGCACCCCGAACGCCTCGCCGAGCACCACGTTGGCCGTCTTCCGGCCGACGCCCGGCAGCGTCACCAGCTCCTCGAGTGACCCGGGGGTGACGCCGTCGAAGTCGTCGACGATCCGGCGGGACAGGTCGATGATGGCCGCGGTCTTGTTGCGGAAGAAGCCGACCGGCTGGATGACCGCCTCCACCTCGGCGGTGGCAGCCTCGGACAGCGCCTGCGGGTCCGGCCAGCGGCGGAACAGCTCCGGCGTGATCGAGTTCACCCTCCGGTCGGTCGACTGGGCCGACAGGACAGTGGCGATGAGCAGCTCGAAGGGATCGCGGAAGTCGAGCTCGCAGCGTGCCTCGGGGTAGGCGAGCCCGAGCGCCTCGTTGATCGCCTCCGGCTGGGACATCAGGCCTCGACGACGAGTTCGACCTCGACGGGCGAGCCCAGAGGCAGTTCCGCGACGCCGACGGCGCTGCGCACGTGCACGCCCGCATCGCCGAACACCTCCTGCAGCAGCAGGGAGGCCCCGTTGGCGACGGCGGGCTGGCCGGTGAATCCGGGGGCGCTGGCGACGTAGACCACGACCCGCAGCACGCGGCCGATGGCGTCGATACCGCCCGCCACCTGGGCTGCGGCGGCGACGGCGTTGAGGGCGGCGACGCGGGCGGCCGCGGCGGCATCCTCGGGTGACACGTCAGCGCCGACCTTGCCGGTCACCGTCAGCGACCCGGCCACGAACGGCAGCTGCCCGGAGGTCCACACCTGGGTGCCGACACGGGTGGCCGGCACATAGGCGGCGACAGGAACCGCCACCGGGGCAGCTCGAGGCCGAGCCCGGCGAGGTTCGCGGACGCCGTCATCAGCCGGCGATCGGGCGCTTGAAGTAGCCCACGAGGTTGTCGGGGTTCGGGCCCGGAGCGAGCTGCACGAGCTCCCAGCCCTCCGCCCCGA
The DNA window shown above is from Tessaracoccus defluvii and carries:
- a CDS encoding NUDIX hydrolase, whose protein sequence is MRHPEVFAPLLTALAAAPDGRHLGALRAPRGERSAAVLMLFTDEPDPALTFVTRAETLRHHAGQVALPGGAVDDDDVDVVHTALREAQEEIGLPPAAVTPIGSLPALWVPKSRFDVTTVLGVWDGAHDLRPMDPGETGAVHRYRVSELASAETRRMSRHPSGFVGPAFVLGGDFIWGLTALLVDWTLELGGWALPWNTSDEVPIPARFLND
- a CDS encoding TlpA family protein disulfide reductase gives rise to the protein MRFRPSVVAALAVLLLTACSGPQPAASPSPDLAQLREQYGVPGCIETDPDAEAVPDGLPRTDLACLGTDQRVNLAGLPRTPTIINVWAQWCAPCRQESPFLRAAVAELDGVSFLGINYNDPRPDWALEFAGLAEWGYPHVQDQDKVLQTELGIPGIPTTFFVDADGRVAGVHPGVFESEEQLFEAAETYLGVTR
- a CDS encoding metallophosphoesterase; the encoded protein is MRRALLRAGVAIGAVGAAGLAWGLVEAHAFTLRRVDLEVLPPGGRDLRVLHVSDLHLRPGQDDKLAFVASLADLAPDLVVTTGDNFTHPDALDPLMAAWGPLLATPGVFVFGSNDYHAPVFKNPFAYLIHGRSETTTKPQPDLPWQELRDRMAAGGWQDLTHRRTSLEVGGYRLSFRGTDDAHLDRDDYSLVEGPADVTADLNVGVTHAPYLRLLDGFTADGMDLIFAGHTHGGQVCVPGYGALVTNCDLDAARVKGLSTHTAGGQTAHLHVSAGLGTSPFAPYRFACRPEATLLTLRPRSAV
- the nth gene encoding endonuclease III; its protein translation is MSQPEAINEALGLAYPEARCELDFRDPFELLIATVLSAQSTDRRVNSITPELFRRWPDPQALSEAATAEVEAVIQPVGFFRNKTAAIIDLSRRIVDDFDGVTPGSLEELVTLPGVGRKTANVVLGEAFGVPGITPDTHLIRLANRFGWVSSTKPDVVEAAVGALFPKEDWVLLCHRVIWHGRRCCHARRPACGACPVAALCPSSDLGEQDPVTAATLIREPRA
- a CDS encoding transglycosylase domain-containing protein, with translation MKSASLSQKAYSLMMFLAVSVLAGLLLSGLAVPMTALAGSSVNFAADSLDEIPTDLETPAQSERSRVLMANGEVLATFYDENRIYVPLSEISPLMQDAQIGIEDHRFYEHGAIDFQGFGRALVKTLTGDTQGASTLTQQYVKLVRQETAMANGDEEAARKAVEVTIERKIIEMRYAMALEERLTKDQILERYLNIAYYGDGAYGVESAAQHYFRTTAKDLTLGQSALLAGIVQNPVAFNPVKNTQRALDRRDVVLNQMVKWKMITEAEAAEAKLETFDPAQVLRTPNGCVSSQYAFLCDYVRLTLLSDKMTSLGKDKEERERALKRGGLTIQTKINPTAQDSAEAAVATKVAPTDPVIGNAVLLEPSTGLIIAMAQSRPKMGDGEGETYWNYNVPASMGGMEGFQAGSTFKAFTMAAAMEQGVTPGHTYNAPGKLTFEKGAVFRDCQGTFKLDEEWDPENQGGRGYGTIDMVKAAKSSVNTYFIQLIQSTGICASIDMAAKVGVELSDGQTLRSMQRYPSFVLGTAYVTPLSMAEAYATFANRGVHCDPIILESVTTQEGKALDVPSANCQKVMEPEVADGVNYVLKQVAGVGGTGYVAALRDGRDEAGKTGTTNGNEAVWYAGYTPEVAGVAMIAVENANPIFKDGTKKKTLRNLKVAAGYLDGSGGRDAGAIWKAAMKAALKDKPKTKFTAPTDEIMKGVKVPVPSVKGMGYNEAKATLEAAGFTTSRWSVYSDRPQGTFLGITPTGSALKFSTIRLKVSAGPAPAQPETPATDPAAPPGGQGDQGGNQGGGGPNR
- a CDS encoding WhiB family transcriptional regulator, which produces MSLAEASEWTLYAKCRDMADALFPEGKDQKRARSVCVGCPVRSECLAEALDNRIEWGVWGGMTERERRALLRARPDIESWHEVLVEAAVPPVGITVLPGGKD